Part of the Candidatus Bodocaedibacter vickermanii genome is shown below.
ATCGTCACGCTGCCCTGCGCCCGAAATGGGTTCAAATTCTCTCATCCCAAACTGTTTTTAACAGTCCCTCATTTATTACCTATGTCCAAATCATACTCAATCTAACCTGATGGATGCAACGGCACGTTGCCGTGTCACAACGCATCGGATCTAATCTATTGGGTCCAGAGATCATCCCTGGTGCAACCGCAGGTTGCAACTATTTATCCCAAAAAACAGCCTTTAATAAGCGAACGTTTTTCATAATATTATCTGGACTTGGGGCGTATTCTTTAGCACCCTTTGTGACGGATTTTAAATTATCTAATCGATCATCAAAAAACTGCATTACGCCATCAATGGGTGCGCTTGATGTATGCCAATACACTAACGTTGCAACATAAACTGTCCCCAGGCTTATTCGTTTTGTGTAATAATTCATATCGGTGGATTCATCACCCGCTGCACGCCACATCACATCAGTTAGTTGACCTACGTATGCTGGGGCGGTTATAGCAATTGACGGATGATACAGTTCAGATAGGGCGGCGCGTTCTGCTTCTGAATGACGAAGTATATGTTCAAAATGTGTATGCATCATCCAGCGTATTTTTGCAGTAGTCCCAAGATCGATGGAGAGCTCTAATATTGATTCGGATAATAACGTCACAAGGTATGCGTGATACGCAGAAATCAAACTTTCAGTGCCATTTGGAAACAGTAAATCAAATTCTAATCTTGAAATAGAGTCGGATAAGGCTGCATGTAACGCAGCTGCATTCCAACCTGGAAACGGTGACATTTGTAGTATGCTTTTCAAAATCGATTCAGACGTATGCATGCTAGTTTCTCCAAAACGATCTGGATGCTAAGGCTAAAATGGTCACAAACTCTAAGCGTCCCAACAGCATGCCACCTATATATGTCCACTTAACGCCAAGCGGTAATGCTGCAAATGAACCCGTTGGTCCCAGGGTATCTCCGATTCCGGCGCCCACGTTTGATGTCGTGGCTATGGCGCCTGATATGGCGGTGATTGAATCTAACCCACAGGCTGAGCCGATCAAGATAATTACCGCAATCGTTAGCAACCACATAACTAAAAACGTAATGACGGATGATGTAATTTTATTGTCGATTACCTTGCCGTGATATGTGGGGTAGAAAATTCCATGGGGAGTTCTTAGAGTTTTGATTTGAGCATTCGCAATGCGAAATAAAATTTCAAACCGAAAGAATTTAATGCCCCCTGATGTTGATCCTGTGCAGGCTCCGACAATACTGATCATCAGGATAATTTGTGCAGCAAAACTGCCCCACAGTCCATAGTTTATCGTTGTAAACCCTGTGGTTGTGATAATGCTGACAATGGTAAAGGCTGCGTTTCTAAGTCCAGTACCCCAGGTATCAGCAAAGCCATGCCCCATAATCCACAACCATACTATAATAATAACTACAGCCACCGTGATTAAATACGTAATAATCTGAGAATCAACCAAAGCAGCATACTTTTTGTGCATAAGCTTTACGAATGTAATTAAGGGTAAGCTGCCCATTAACATAAATATAATCATGATCCATTCGGCAGCGGGAAGTTTAAAATAAGCGATTGAGGTATCATAATTGGATAACCCGCCTGTCGATATGGTGGCGCATCCGTGACATATAGCATCAAAGGGGCTCATGCCTACCCACCACAGCATTAAGATACACGCGACTGTTAAGCCAAGGTATATTTGCAAAATTGCTCTAGCCAGTTGAGATACTTGGGGTAATATTTTATCGGATCTATCTGAAAACTCACTTTGAAATAACTGCATGCCGCCAACTTTTAAAGCAGGCAATACAGTCATGGCCATGATAACAATCCCGATGCCGCCAAACCATTGCAATAAGGCTCGCCACAATAATATTGTTTTAGGATACGTGTCCAGGTTGGTTAAGACAGTGGCGCCTGTGGTTGTAATGGCCGATGCCGTTTCAAATAAAGCATCTGTAAATGATAAGTCTAAATTTGAAAATATAAAGGGAAGGCTAGCAAATACTGAAGTGAGCAACCACGCTAAGAATGTTAATAGAAATATTTCGCGAGTTCGCAGATTGTTAAGCTCTGCAGAATTAAAGCCTAAAATAAAGCCAATTCCTATAAACAGCGAAAGTGCTGCTGACATAAAAAATGGAATCCATTGAGTGATTTCACCAATGATAAAATAAGATATCGCTGACATACATAAGGTCATGCCGCCGATTAGTGTTAGCAAATAACCTATGATATGTAACAGCCCCGAAAACATCAGTTCAGCATTTTTGTGTGATAAGGGCTATCAAGAGAAAATGGGGGGATATCTACTTCAAGCATTTCACCGCTATCGTTTACCAGAAAATAGGTGCCCATCATCATTCCAGAGGGGGTGGATAGTGGAGTGCCACTCAAATATTTATAACCTTCGCCGGGCTTAATAACGGGCTGTTCGCCAATAACGCCATCGCCCTCAATTACAAACGACATGCCTTGCTCATCTGTAATCAGCCACTTTCGACGCAGCAATTGTACAGAGT
Proteins encoded:
- the apaG gene encoding Co2+/Mg2+ efflux protein ApaG gives rise to the protein MYSKTTHGIKVTAKPEYLKKDSSPDEGKFLWLYTITIENFNSHSVQLLRRKWLITDEQGMSFVIEGDGVIGEQPVIKPGEGYKYLSGTPLSTPSGMMMGTYFLVNDSGEMLEVDIPPFSLDSPYHTKMLN
- a CDS encoding COQ9 family protein is translated as MHTSESILKSILQMSPFPGWNAAALHAALSDSISRLEFDLLFPNGTESLISAYHAYLVTLLSESILELSIDLGTTAKIRWMMHTHFEHILRHSEAERAALSELYHPSIAITAPAYVGQLTDVMWRAAGDESTDMNYYTKRISLGTVYVATLVYWHTSSAPIDGVMQFFDDRLDNLKSVTKGAKEYAPSPDNIMKNVRLLKAVFWDK
- a CDS encoding TrkH family potassium uptake protein — its product is MSAISYFIIGEITQWIPFFMSAALSLFIGIGFILGFNSAELNNLRTREIFLLTFLAWLLTSVFASLPFIFSNLDLSFTDALFETASAITTTGATVLTNLDTYPKTILLWRALLQWFGGIGIVIMAMTVLPALKVGGMQLFQSEFSDRSDKILPQVSQLARAILQIYLGLTVACILMLWWVGMSPFDAICHGCATISTGGLSNYDTSIAYFKLPAAEWIMIIFMLMGSLPLITFVKLMHKKYAALVDSQIITYLITVAVVIIIVWLWIMGHGFADTWGTGLRNAAFTIVSIITTTGFTTINYGLWGSFAAQIILMISIVGACTGSTSGGIKFFRFEILFRIANAQIKTLRTPHGIFYPTYHGKVIDNKITSSVITFLVMWLLTIAVIILIGSACGLDSITAISGAIATTSNVGAGIGDTLGPTGSFAALPLGVKWTYIGGMLLGRLEFVTILALASRSFWRN